From a region of the Eublepharis macularius isolate TG4126 chromosome 7, MPM_Emac_v1.0, whole genome shotgun sequence genome:
- the LOC129333996 gene encoding proto-oncogene Mas-like produces MSTNFSLTDIFPTDASQDNYTEWEQRIYEYVEQRIFSVFLIFICIFGFLGNGFVIWLLGFRMKRNSFTVYILNLAVADIGVLFSIAIFFVVGCSSSTFLCEELIIFTYSTGQFLLTVISIDRCVCVLFPIWHQVHRPVHLSIMVCALIWVFAFLLNAIHFTVLQTRNLKNNNQLMFFQFFVNALLCVPFMVISALTLFIKIFLKPQQRRRGKLLTAIFITLLFFLIFAFPLNAIYLLSTLTKKPLPTSMRYGLLCASLNSSVNPLIYFLVGRKKKKQPSGSMQVILQRLFEEE; encoded by the coding sequence ATGTCGACCAATTTCAGCCTGACAGATATCTTCCCAACGGATGCTAGCCAAGATAACTACACAGAATGGGAGCAGAGAATTTATGAGTATGTGGAACAAAGGATTTTCTCAGTCTTTCTTATTTTCATCTGCATTTTTGGATTTCTGGGGAATGGATTTGTGATCTGGCTTCTCGGCTTCCGCATGAAGAGGAACTCTTTCACCGTCTACATCCTGAACCTGGCCGTAGCCGATATCGGAGTCCTCTTCTCTATAGCGATCTTTTTTGTTGTTGGATGTTCCTCTTCTACATTCCTATGTGAGGAGCTCATCATATTCACATACAGCACTGGCCAGTTTCTCCTGACCGTCATCAGCATTgatcggtgtgtgtgtgtcctcttCCCGATCTGGCATCAAGTCCACCGCCCGGTTCACTTGTCCATCATGGTGTGTGCCCTCATCTGGGTCTTCGCCTTCCTGCTTAATGCCATTCACTTCACGGTCCTCCAGACCAGAAACCTCAAAAATAATAACCAGCTCATGTTCTTCCAGTTTTTTGTGAATGCCTTGCTTTGTGTTCCATTCATGGTGATCTCCGCCTTGACCCTGTtcatcaaaatatttttaaagccacAACAGCGCCGGCGAGGAAAGCTTTTAACGGCCATCTTTATTACTCTCCTCTTTTTCCTCATCTTTGCTTTTCCACTGAATGCCATTTACTTGCTCTCTACATTGACCAAAAAACCTCTTCCCACTTCCATGCGGTACGGCTTGTTATGTGCCTCGCTAAATAGCAGTGTTAACCCATTGATTTATTTCCTTgttgggagaaagaagaagaaacagccTAGTGGAAGTATGCAAGTTATCCTCCAGAGACTTTTTGAAGAGGAATAA